From Arachis stenosperma cultivar V10309 chromosome 2, arast.V10309.gnm1.PFL2, whole genome shotgun sequence, one genomic window encodes:
- the LOC130962778 gene encoding uncharacterized protein LOC130962778 produces the protein MKRFLYTQHVPEVQSVEIVTYMLKGVAQKLWPELCYTLQIELIDIPWNRFKMEFYEKYFLHALRTAKKLELMQLKQKNMSVADYTREFNNMCRLSRVCQGNPADYEEWKCAQYEKGLRRDIFNYVYLQRKTMGTAPDEPHRTGLDECYKCGKPGHTAQDCPHRKHRNVTETDFQTRALMPQPSAKTKEKKRRKGKKRRGGKKEKKGEAEIEKRENEGEKRAEDGEGGEKVAAVQLAPPSSHTTTASWPPPHLVVVIRATTAVC, from the exons ATGAAGAGGTTTTTGTACACTCAGCATGTTCCTGAAGTACAATCAGTGGAAATAGTGACCTATATGTTAAAGGGAGTTGCTCAGAAATTGTGGCCGGAGTTATGTTATACCTTGCAAATAGAGTTAATAGATATCCCTTGGAATAGATTCAAGATGGAATTTTACGAGAAATATTTCTTGCATGCACTTCGCACTGCAAAGAAGTTGGAGTTAATGCAGCTGAAGCAAAAGAATATGTCTGTTGCTGACTATACCCGTGAATTCAACAACATGTGCCGCCTTTCAAGAGTTTGTCAAGGAAATCCAGCCGactatgaggaatggaagtgtgctCAGTATGAGAAAGGACTTAGGAGAGACATCTTTAACTACGTGTATCTGCAAAG GAAGACTATGGGGACTGCTCCAGATGAGCCACATAGAACCGGGCTAGATGAATGCTACAAGTGCGGGAAGCCGGGGCACACGGCTCAAGACTGTCCACACAGGAAACACCGGAATGTAACCGAAACCGATTTTCAGACCCGAG CCCTTATGCCTCAGCCTTCagcaaaaacaaaagaaaaaaaaaggagaaagggAAAAAAACGGAGAGGgggaaaaaaggagaaaaagggGGAAGCGGAAATAGAGAAGAGGGAGAACGAAGGGGAGAAGAGAGCCGAGGATGGAGAGGGAGGAGAAAAGGTCGCCGCTGTCCAGCTCGCACCACCATCGTCACACACTACTACTGCCTCGTGGCCACCGCCGCACCTTGTTGTCGTAATCAGAGCCACCACCGCCGTCTGTTGA